A stretch of the Malus domestica chromosome 08, GDT2T_hap1 genome encodes the following:
- the LOC139198346 gene encoding uncharacterized protein, with the protein MSSSDRKSDEYSPPLYCQGGSSGKVGFFKASHVEINSEELFWDFLETYKHAILPGVGVKRVKDDSAYEPCGEGATAKKRAIKLHPYYFVLGFTFPMPRLFQKVIYSMKCTPTQWSPNAVHAMFLHLE; encoded by the coding sequence ATGTCTTCTTCCGATCGCAAAAGTGACGAATATTCTCCTCCATTGTACTGTCAAGGTGGTTCTTCTGGCAAGGTGGGCTTCTTCAAGGCTTCACATGTCGAGATCAATTCCGAAGAGTTGTTTTGGGATTTTCTCGAGACATACAAGCATGCGATTCTGCCTGGGGTTGGTGTCAAGCGAGTGAAGGATGATAGCGCCTATGAACCGTGTGGCGAGGGTGCCACTGCTAAGAAGAGGGCTATCAAACTCCATCCGTATTACTTCGTGCTGGGATTTACTTTTCCCATGCCACGTCTTTTCCAAAAGGTGATTTACTCCATGAAATGCACGCCTACTCAGTGGTCCCCGAATGCAGTTCATGCGATG